One window from the genome of Ciconia boyciana chromosome 8, ASM3463844v1, whole genome shotgun sequence encodes:
- the LBX1 gene encoding transcription factor LBX1, producing MTSKEEAKPSSGEERRRSPLDHLPPPANSNKPLTPFSIEDILNKPSVRRSYTLCGTAHLLSAAEKHPPAGLPLSGRALLSQTSPLCALEELASKTFKGLEVSVLQAAEGRDGMTIFGQRQTPKKRRKSRTAFTNHQIYELEKRFLYQKYLSPADRDQIAQQLGLTNAQVITWFQNRRAKLKRDLEEMKADVESAKKLGPNPAVDIVALAELEPSAEGRGKARAGSPPPPPAAAREPGAPPPPRPASPPTERPRSRRDSEEEEEEEEEDVEIDVDD from the exons ATGACTTCCAAAGAAGAAGCCAAGCCCTCCTCGGGGGAAGAACGGCGGCGGAGCCCCTTGGATCACCTCCCGCCGCCGGCCAACTCCAACAAGCCCCTCACCCCCTTCAGCATCGAGGACATCCTCAACAAGCCCTCGGTGCGGAGGAGTTACACCCTCTGCGGAACGGCCCACCTCCTCTCCGCCGCCGAGAAGCACCCCCCGGCCGGGCTGCCCCTCTCCGGCCGGGCGCTGCTCTCCCAGACCTCGCCCCTCTGCGCCCTGGAAGAGCTGGCCAGCAAGACCTTCAAGGGGCTGGAAGTCAGCGTGCTGCAGGCGGCCGAAG GCAGGGACGGGATGACGATCTTCGGGCAGCGGCAAACGCCGAAGAAGCGTCGGAAGTCGCGGACGGCCTTCACCAACCACCAGATCTACGAGCTGGAGAAGCGGTTCCTCTACCAAAAATACCTGTCGCCGGCGGACCGGGACCAGATCgcccagcagctggggctcACCAACGCCCAGGTCATCACCTGGTTCCAGAACCGCCGCGCCAAGCTCAAGCGAGACCTGGAGGAGATGAAGGCCGATGTGGAATCGGCCAAAAAGCTGGGCCCCAACCCCGCCGTGGACATCGTGGCCTTGGCCGAGCTGGAGCCCAGCGCCGAGGGAAGGGGCAAGGCGCGGGCaggctccccgccgccgccccccgccgccgcccgggagcccggcgccccgccgccgccccgccccgcctcgcccccCACGGagcggccccgcagccgccgggacagcgaggaggaggaggaggaggaggaggaggacgtggAGATCGACGTGGATGACTGa